CGATAAAATTATCAGAATGTTATTCTATTGTAGGTAACTTACTCTTTGAATAAAATTAAGTGCGGAGGGAAGATTAACTAACTTTCTTTAGATTTACGGTTTGTAATTTTTACACACCTGTGTGGATACTTCTAATTTTTAAAGTTCCCGGAAAGGATGAGATAGAGCTTGATCCTGATATAAGAAACTCAATGCTTATGAGTCTTGAGCAATATCTCAAACTGGGAGACGTGAGACCGTTTAAGAAAACGGTAGGAGGAATAGAATTTAGAATGTTCAATATTTTTGATAAAACAGGAAATCCTATATCAGGGATAGGTTTCAGAAGTGAAGGTAATGACGTTTTCATATATCTTGGAGTTAAAAGAGCTTTAAGACTTATTTCCGTTCTTGAATATTAGACTGTATATCTGGAGTTGATTATCAGTGGTGAGCCGTATATATTTAAATCTATCAATACGGCAGGAGGAAGATATTGAAAACAAAACTAACCCTTAGACTTGATAAAGAGGTTATAGAAAATGCAAAAAGGTATTCTTTAAAGAAAGGTGAATCAGTTTCCCGAATAGTTGAAAAATTCTTTAAAACTGCTTTTGTTAAAGAAGAGGAAATTACTCCTACAGTAAAAAAACTTAAAGGTTTACTCAAAAGATCAGAAGTTAAAGAGTCTGATTATAAAAAGTTTCTTGAAGAGAAATACCTGTGAGAGTTATGTTTGATACCAATGTTATTCTGGATATTCTACTTGATCGGCAGCCTTTTTCTTTATCGGCTGCAGTTCTCTTTTCAAAAGTTGAAAAGGGAGAGATTACAGGCCTTGTTTGTGCAACTACTTTAACCACAATTTATTATCTCACAAGTAAGGCTCTTAACCGTGCTAAAGCTGATGAATGTATTGAGTTACTTTTGAGCCTTTTTGAGGTAGCAGCTGTGAATAG
This sequence is a window from Desulfurobacterium indicum. Protein-coding genes within it:
- a CDS encoding DUF6364 family protein yields the protein MKTKLTLRLDKEVIENAKRYSLKKGESVSRIVEKFFKTAFVKEEEITPTVKKLKGLLKRSEVKESDYKKFLEEKYL
- a CDS encoding type II toxin-antitoxin system VapC family toxin, encoding MFDTNVILDILLDRQPFSLSAAVLFSKVEKGEITGLVCATTLTTIYYLTSKALNRAKADECIELLLSLFEVAAVNRSVIETAKKLKLRDFEDAVLYASALHSGSNCIVTRNLKDFPESEIPVFLPEELLKILKIRGEG